In the Leifsonia sp. 466MF genome, one interval contains:
- a CDS encoding SDR family oxidoreductase, whose translation MSVLVVGASGAVGGLVVAGLLERGERVRATSRRPENLTLPERVEVLAADLNDPPTLGPALAGVDRVFLYADLDDPEAVVAQLAGSEVRHVVLLSSSAVTFPGAEEDFNGARFLRVERAIESSGLNFTFLRPGGFASNAARWSWSVKGESAVPLPYPDAVQVPIHEADIAEVAVIALTGNALLNATPVLTGPERLTLRQQVETIGSVIGRPVAVVEQTEAESVAMLSQYVPEVWVTQIVTDWREAVGTRPDVSREYTRITGRPSRTFRTWVSDHVELFR comes from the coding sequence ATGTCGGTGCTGGTAGTGGGCGCGAGCGGTGCGGTCGGCGGCCTGGTGGTCGCCGGGCTGCTGGAGCGCGGAGAGCGGGTGCGGGCGACGAGCCGGCGACCGGAGAACCTGACGCTGCCGGAGCGGGTCGAGGTGCTGGCCGCGGACCTGAACGACCCACCGACGCTCGGGCCGGCGCTGGCGGGCGTTGATCGCGTGTTCCTGTACGCGGATCTCGACGACCCGGAAGCCGTGGTCGCGCAGCTGGCGGGCTCGGAAGTTCGGCACGTGGTGCTGCTGTCGTCCTCCGCCGTGACGTTCCCCGGGGCCGAAGAGGACTTCAACGGTGCGAGGTTCCTGCGCGTCGAGCGGGCGATCGAGTCATCCGGGCTGAACTTCACGTTCCTGCGGCCGGGCGGCTTCGCCAGCAACGCGGCGCGCTGGAGCTGGAGTGTGAAAGGCGAGAGCGCGGTGCCGCTGCCCTACCCGGACGCCGTGCAGGTCCCCATCCACGAGGCGGACATCGCGGAGGTGGCCGTGATCGCCCTCACCGGAAACGCCCTGCTGAACGCGACCCCCGTGCTCACCGGCCCGGAGCGGCTGACCCTGCGCCAGCAGGTCGAGACGATCGGCTCGGTGATCGGCCGACCCGTCGCCGTGGTCGAGCAGACGGAGGCGGAGTCGGTCGCGATGTTGTCCCAGTACGTGCCGGAGGTCTGGGTGACGCAGATCGTCACGGACTGGCGGGAGGCCGTCGGAACCCGCCCGGACGTGTCACGCGAGTACACCCGCATCACCGGGCGCCCATCTCGCACGTTCCGCACCTGGGTCAGCGATCACGTCGAGCTGTTCCGCTGA
- a CDS encoding carbohydrate ABC transporter permease: MTTTTEQVTTPTTESLPEASGPRGATVSRRRRRRPIGAYICALILMVVFLFPLLYLLNTALKSQAEFVANPVGIVSNPQWGNFATAWEKGDFGAYILNSVLYTAAGSAIGTLLTLVLAFPVARGYIRGAKYWSIVFVLVLFLPNALITQFQLLLRLGLYDTQLGYILLVGVGVGVGPLLLSGFVKSIPRELDEAAAMDGVGYWRYLFTFILPLARPALVTVFILQAVWIWNEIILATVLLADPTKFPVTVGLYAFKGTYGNQWPLLAAATFIVAAPLIVGYIFIQRYLVNGVVGAVKG, encoded by the coding sequence GTGACGACCACCACCGAACAGGTGACGACGCCGACGACCGAGTCGCTGCCGGAGGCATCCGGCCCACGCGGCGCCACGGTGTCGCGCCGTCGCCGGCGCCGGCCGATCGGCGCGTACATCTGCGCGCTCATCCTCATGGTCGTGTTCCTCTTCCCGCTGCTCTACCTGCTGAACACCGCGCTGAAGTCCCAGGCCGAATTCGTCGCGAACCCGGTCGGGATCGTCTCCAACCCGCAGTGGGGCAACTTCGCGACCGCGTGGGAGAAGGGCGACTTCGGCGCGTACATCCTGAACAGCGTCCTCTACACGGCGGCCGGGTCGGCGATCGGCACCCTCCTCACCCTGGTGCTGGCGTTCCCCGTCGCACGCGGGTACATCCGCGGTGCGAAGTACTGGTCCATCGTCTTCGTTCTGGTGCTGTTCCTGCCCAACGCCCTGATCACCCAGTTCCAGCTGCTGCTGCGGCTCGGGCTCTACGACACGCAGCTCGGGTACATCCTGCTGGTCGGTGTGGGTGTCGGCGTCGGGCCCCTGCTGCTGAGCGGATTCGTGAAGTCCATCCCGCGCGAGCTCGACGAAGCGGCCGCGATGGACGGCGTCGGCTACTGGCGCTACCTCTTCACGTTCATCCTGCCGCTGGCCCGGCCGGCGCTGGTGACCGTGTTCATCCTGCAGGCCGTGTGGATCTGGAACGAGATCATCCTCGCGACCGTCCTGCTCGCCGACCCCACCAAGTTCCCGGTGACCGTCGGGCTCTACGCCTTCAAGGGGACGTACGGCAACCAGTGGCCGCTGCTCGCGGCCGCGACCTTCATCGTCGCGGCCCCGCTCATCGTCGGCTACATCTTCATCCAGCGCTACCTGGTCAACGGCGTCGTCGGCGCCGTCAAGGGCTGA
- a CDS encoding TetR/AcrR family transcriptional regulator produces MPLPAEPVSRRDRPAKPPLSRRSILDATLGLIRERGVEAVTLRDVAAAVNTGPASLYAYFGGRDVLLEHALDDVYAGIELVAPVDGDWRAALAATVVNTVDALESFPGLGAVALGTIPTLPGALRLAEHELALMEAGGIPDADAALAVDLIAQFAASTAVERTVRDRSAVAGIPDSDALAVYSTADPELFPRVRRLAPALTGADERRRRDFAIDVMISGLTSVSRA; encoded by the coding sequence ATGCCGCTGCCCGCTGAGCCCGTTTCGCGCCGTGACCGCCCGGCGAAGCCGCCGTTGTCGCGGCGCTCGATCCTCGACGCCACCCTCGGGCTGATCCGCGAACGTGGAGTCGAGGCCGTGACGCTCCGCGACGTCGCCGCGGCGGTGAACACGGGCCCGGCGTCGTTGTACGCGTACTTCGGGGGTCGGGATGTGCTGCTCGAGCACGCGCTCGACGACGTCTACGCGGGCATCGAGCTCGTCGCTCCGGTCGACGGGGACTGGCGGGCGGCGTTGGCGGCCACGGTCGTCAACACGGTCGACGCGCTCGAGTCGTTCCCGGGCCTCGGCGCGGTCGCGCTCGGCACCATCCCGACGCTCCCAGGGGCACTGCGTCTCGCAGAGCACGAGCTCGCGCTCATGGAGGCCGGCGGCATCCCCGATGCCGATGCCGCGCTCGCCGTCGACCTCATCGCGCAGTTCGCGGCGTCGACCGCCGTCGAACGCACCGTGCGTGATCGCTCGGCCGTCGCCGGCATCCCCGATTCGGATGCTCTCGCCGTCTACTCGACCGCGGACCCGGAGCTGTTCCCGCGCGTCCGGCGGCTGGCCCCGGCGCTGACCGGAGCGGACGAGCGCCGACGGCGCGACTTCGCGATCGACGTCATGATCTCGGGACTCACCTCGGTCAGCCGGGCGTGA
- a CDS encoding oxidoreductase, whose protein sequence is MSAVHPRGGTSSVPETIALIGPGAIGTTVAAALQEAGTPVQLYGRTARDQLVLHRGDHDIVVPGPVIADVSQVAGPADLVFLAVKTTQLEAASPWLAALVGPQTVVCVLQNGVEQQAALAPLLPEGHVVPAVVWFPAETQPDGSVLLRGDARLTLPHSPAASVAAQALSTTWCEVELSTDFASVAWRKLLQNAVAGLMVLTGRRAGMFRRDDIAGLALDYLHECLAVARAEGAALDDDVPAQLLARFQSFPADLGTSILADREAGRPLEWDARNGVVQRLGRAHGIPTPISDVLVPLLAAASDGTGRVAGPAAVTPG, encoded by the coding sequence ATGAGCGCAGTCCATCCGCGAGGCGGGACCTCGTCGGTGCCGGAGACGATCGCCCTGATCGGCCCCGGCGCGATCGGCACCACCGTTGCCGCGGCGCTGCAGGAGGCGGGCACCCCCGTTCAGCTCTACGGACGCACGGCTCGAGACCAGCTCGTCCTTCATCGCGGAGATCACGACATCGTGGTCCCTGGACCCGTCATCGCTGACGTGTCGCAGGTCGCCGGTCCGGCAGATCTCGTCTTTCTCGCGGTGAAGACCACCCAGCTCGAGGCCGCGTCACCGTGGCTGGCGGCACTGGTCGGGCCGCAGACCGTCGTCTGCGTGCTGCAGAACGGCGTCGAACAGCAGGCGGCGCTGGCGCCGCTCCTCCCGGAAGGACATGTCGTCCCCGCTGTCGTGTGGTTCCCCGCCGAGACGCAGCCCGACGGCTCCGTACTGCTGCGCGGCGACGCGCGCCTCACCCTGCCGCACTCCCCGGCAGCGTCGGTCGCGGCCCAGGCGCTGAGCACCACGTGGTGCGAGGTCGAGCTGTCCACGGATTTCGCGTCGGTCGCGTGGCGCAAGCTGCTCCAGAACGCCGTCGCCGGTCTCATGGTGCTGACGGGCCGCAGGGCTGGGATGTTCCGGCGAGACGACATCGCCGGACTGGCGCTGGACTACCTCCACGAGTGTCTCGCCGTCGCTCGGGCCGAAGGGGCTGCGCTGGACGACGATGTCCCGGCCCAGCTGCTCGCGCGGTTCCAGTCGTTCCCCGCCGACCTGGGCACCTCCATCCTCGCCGACCGCGAAGCGGGTCGCCCTCTGGAGTGGGACGCACGGAACGGTGTCGTGCAGCGCCTCGGCCGCGCTCATGGCATCCCGACGCCGATCAGCGATGTGCTCGTGCCCCTTCTCGCCGCAGCGAGCGATGGAACGGGAAGGGTCGCCGGGCCGGCGGCGGTCACGCCCGGCTGA
- a CDS encoding YidH family protein — translation MTDDKRFPRSVFSSGDEPDARFSLANERTFLAWLRTGIALLAGGVALEALGLGIHPGFRLAASLLLLIAGAAVPIQAWYGWKRTESALRHGTPLPSAPLTVVLSVVVTAVGVLVLVGVLLR, via the coding sequence ATGACGGACGACAAACGCTTCCCGCGGTCCGTCTTCTCCAGTGGCGACGAGCCGGATGCGCGCTTCTCCCTCGCCAACGAACGGACATTCCTCGCCTGGCTCCGCACCGGCATCGCCCTCCTCGCCGGCGGTGTCGCGCTCGAGGCCCTCGGTTTGGGCATCCACCCCGGGTTCCGCCTCGCCGCGTCCCTCCTGCTGCTGATCGCCGGCGCGGCCGTGCCTATTCAGGCCTGGTACGGCTGGAAGCGCACCGAGTCCGCCCTGCGACACGGGACCCCGCTGCCGTCGGCACCATTGACCGTCGTCCTGAGCGTCGTCGTCACCGCGGTCGGCGTGCTGGTCCTGGTGGGCGTCCTGCTGCGATGA
- a CDS encoding ABC transporter substrate-binding protein, translated as MATKRLRGATLGRRLIAGAVAAATIGALAACSSGGGSTDGEPNGKLQLLVSSSDATDAGFRAINEAFEKQYPKVDVVFSTVSNDNYPATKSSRLTAGNLDLFVVKGLMETPSYAKDAATDDARLAKAGGLVDLTGESFLKQYTPTLLDTQAIDGKQYAVPTGVSYYTGVFYNKKIFADNGLTIPTTWSEFTAVVDALKAKGVTPFGMGGKDSWPAGLPMLASVTANYPTLADKRQLAKDLWTNKAKLTDPTEVKVLKQTEYVLQNSQEGAAGADYTSIPSGFAAGDFAMTVDGTWDQPTIDAAVAKKFDYGYFPFPGSDNAADNALLNGKTELQLAVPTSAKNKTAALAWLKFFSDKKNYELFLQKSGFSSAQPGISTSAFLQSIGDYTKSYEPAWDQVWFANNKAGQDAVFPFNYPALSPLGSATPEQAAEAAQKAWSAAG; from the coding sequence ATGGCAACGAAGAGGTTGCGCGGCGCGACCCTGGGCCGGCGGCTGATCGCCGGCGCGGTCGCCGCAGCCACGATCGGCGCACTCGCCGCCTGCTCCAGCGGCGGCGGATCGACAGATGGAGAGCCGAACGGGAAGCTGCAGCTTCTCGTCTCGAGCAGCGACGCCACGGACGCCGGCTTCCGGGCGATCAACGAGGCCTTCGAGAAGCAGTACCCGAAGGTGGACGTCGTCTTCTCCACCGTCTCGAACGACAACTACCCCGCGACCAAGTCGTCGCGCCTCACGGCGGGCAACCTCGACCTCTTCGTCGTGAAGGGCCTCATGGAGACGCCGTCGTACGCGAAGGACGCCGCCACCGACGACGCGCGGCTCGCCAAGGCGGGCGGCCTGGTCGACCTCACGGGCGAGTCGTTCCTCAAGCAGTACACGCCGACCCTGCTCGACACGCAGGCGATCGACGGCAAGCAGTACGCGGTCCCGACCGGCGTCAGCTACTACACGGGCGTCTTCTACAACAAGAAGATCTTCGCCGACAACGGGCTCACGATCCCGACGACCTGGAGCGAGTTCACCGCTGTGGTCGACGCCCTCAAGGCCAAGGGCGTCACGCCGTTCGGCATGGGTGGAAAGGACAGCTGGCCCGCCGGACTGCCGATGCTCGCCTCCGTCACGGCGAACTATCCGACGCTCGCCGACAAGCGGCAGCTGGCGAAGGACCTCTGGACGAACAAGGCCAAGCTCACCGACCCGACCGAGGTCAAGGTGCTGAAGCAGACCGAGTACGTGCTGCAGAACTCGCAGGAGGGAGCTGCGGGAGCCGACTACACGTCCATCCCGTCGGGCTTCGCTGCGGGCGACTTCGCGATGACGGTCGACGGCACCTGGGACCAGCCGACGATCGACGCTGCCGTCGCCAAGAAGTTCGACTACGGGTACTTCCCGTTCCCGGGTTCCGACAACGCGGCGGACAACGCCCTGCTCAACGGCAAGACGGAGCTCCAGCTGGCCGTCCCGACCTCGGCGAAGAACAAGACGGCGGCGCTCGCGTGGCTGAAGTTCTTCTCCGACAAGAAGAACTACGAGCTGTTCCTGCAGAAGTCGGGCTTCTCGTCGGCTCAGCCCGGAATCTCCACCAGCGCGTTCCTCCAGTCGATCGGCGACTACACCAAGTCGTACGAGCCCGCCTGGGACCAGGTCTGGTTCGCCAACAACAAGGCGGGCCAGGACGCGGTCTTCCCGTTCAACTACCCGGCGCTGAGCCCGCTCGGCTCCGCAACGCCCGAGCAGGCCGCCGAGGCCGCGCAGAAGGCGTGGTCGGCCGCCGGCTGA
- a CDS encoding DEAD/DEAH box helicase, whose translation MTTPDSAHSGSETADDAPTFSSLGLDGAVLKALKDVGYETPSAIQAATIPPLLQGRDVVGLAQTGTGKTAAFALPILSRLDLSQKSPQALVLAPTRELALQVAEAFESYATHLKGVHLLPVYGGQGYGVQLSALRRGVHIVVGTPGRIMDHLEKGTLDLSQLKYLVLDEADEMLKMGFAEDVETILADTPDDKQVALFSATMPAQIRRISKKYLHDPEEITVKSKTTTSANTTQRYLVVSYSQKVDALTRILEVENFEGMIIFVRTKNETETLAERLRARGYSAAAINGDVAQAQRERTVDQLKSGKLDILVATDVAARGLDVERISHVVNFDIPVDTESYVHRIGRTGRAGRSGAAISFVTPRERRLLTAIEKATRQPLTQMQLPSVDDVNVTRLARFDDAITQALAQEDRISRFREIIAHYVEHHDVPETDVAAALAVVAQGDEPLLLSERDELSQPVERETRGDRAGGDRAGGRGARGDRLDRPGRRERNDTPMAPYRLEVGKRQKVEPRQIVGALANEGGLSREDFGHIRIMPDFSIVELPADMPGDTLSRLSGTRIGGKLIQLRPDRGRGGSRSGSWQDDDRPPRKPRRG comes from the coding sequence GTGACCACGCCAGATTCCGCACACAGCGGCTCCGAAACCGCCGACGATGCTCCGACCTTCTCGTCGTTAGGGCTGGATGGGGCCGTCCTGAAGGCTCTGAAGGATGTCGGCTACGAGACGCCGTCCGCCATCCAGGCCGCCACCATCCCGCCGCTGCTGCAGGGCCGCGACGTCGTCGGCCTCGCGCAGACGGGAACCGGCAAGACGGCGGCCTTCGCGCTGCCGATCCTGTCGCGCCTCGACCTGTCGCAGAAGAGTCCGCAGGCGCTCGTGCTCGCCCCGACGCGCGAGCTCGCGCTGCAGGTGGCGGAGGCGTTCGAGAGTTACGCGACCCACCTGAAGGGCGTGCACCTGCTGCCGGTCTACGGCGGGCAGGGATACGGGGTGCAGCTGTCCGCGCTGCGCCGCGGCGTCCACATCGTCGTCGGAACGCCCGGACGCATCATGGACCACCTGGAGAAGGGGACCCTCGACCTCTCCCAGCTGAAGTACCTGGTGCTCGACGAGGCCGACGAGATGCTGAAGATGGGCTTCGCGGAGGATGTGGAGACCATCCTCGCCGACACCCCGGACGACAAGCAGGTCGCGCTCTTCTCGGCGACGATGCCCGCGCAGATCCGGCGCATCTCCAAGAAGTACCTGCACGATCCGGAAGAGATCACCGTCAAGTCGAAGACGACGACGTCGGCGAACACGACCCAGCGCTACCTCGTCGTGTCGTACTCGCAGAAGGTCGACGCGCTCACGCGCATCCTCGAGGTGGAGAACTTCGAGGGGATGATCATCTTCGTCCGCACCAAGAACGAGACGGAGACGCTCGCGGAGCGGCTGCGCGCACGCGGCTACTCGGCCGCGGCCATCAACGGCGACGTCGCGCAGGCCCAGCGGGAGCGCACGGTCGACCAGCTCAAGTCCGGCAAGCTGGACATCCTGGTCGCCACCGACGTCGCGGCGCGCGGCCTCGACGTCGAGCGCATCAGTCATGTCGTCAACTTCGACATCCCGGTCGACACCGAGTCGTACGTGCACCGCATCGGCCGCACCGGACGCGCAGGCAGGAGCGGCGCGGCGATCAGCTTCGTGACGCCCCGCGAACGCCGGCTCCTGACCGCGATCGAGAAGGCCACGCGCCAGCCGCTGACACAGATGCAGCTGCCCAGCGTCGACGACGTGAACGTCACCCGTCTCGCCCGCTTCGACGACGCCATCACCCAGGCGCTCGCCCAGGAGGACCGGATCTCGCGCTTCCGCGAGATCATCGCCCACTACGTCGAGCACCACGATGTGCCGGAGACGGATGTGGCGGCGGCGCTCGCCGTCGTCGCTCAGGGCGACGAGCCGCTCCTGCTCAGCGAACGCGACGAGCTGTCGCAGCCGGTGGAGCGCGAGACGCGCGGCGACCGTGCCGGCGGCGATCGTGCAGGCGGCCGAGGCGCTCGGGGCGACCGGCTCGACCGTCCGGGGCGCCGGGAACGGAACGACACCCCCATGGCGCCGTACCGCCTCGAGGTGGGCAAGCGTCAGAAGGTGGAGCCGCGCCAGATCGTCGGTGCGCTGGCCAACGAGGGCGGCCTGAGCCGCGAGGACTTCGGGCACATCCGGATCATGCCCGACTTCTCCATCGTCGAGCTGCCGGCCGACATGCCGGGCGACACGCTGTCCCGGCTCTCGGGCACGCGGATCGGCGGCAAGCTCATCCAGCTCCGTCCCGATCGCGGGCGAGGCGGCAGTCGGTCCGGCTCGTGGCAGGACGACGACCGGCCGCCGCGCAAGCCGCGGCGCGGCTGA
- a CDS encoding carbohydrate ABC transporter permease: MTESFPFPRRTPVRVTFGLGMLLLGIFGFVPAVGVLIASLTDLRGLPGLPINFVGLQNYVDFFSPAKWADSANALRNTIIFAVVSTALQIVVALAVAVLLNRRLRGRNFYRAVVFMPTILGVTVTGLVWSLIFNVSGGPAASLLGLFGGHSAFFGDPKLALALVILVQVWMVLGVSVIIFLSGLQAVPEELNEAAEIDGASGWQRFRSITIPLLAPSITANVLLGIVNALQSYQLIYVLSGPNNRSTQVLSLLVYVQGFGGASGTTLSQSQGYAAAVSMVQFFLVAIVSIIALLILRRREARL, encoded by the coding sequence ATGACTGAATCGTTCCCCTTCCCCCGCCGCACGCCGGTCCGCGTCACCTTCGGGCTCGGGATGCTGCTGCTGGGCATCTTCGGCTTCGTTCCGGCGGTCGGCGTGCTGATCGCCTCGCTCACCGACCTGCGCGGCCTCCCCGGCCTCCCGATCAACTTCGTCGGCCTGCAGAACTACGTCGACTTCTTCTCGCCCGCCAAGTGGGCGGACAGCGCGAACGCCCTGCGCAACACGATCATCTTCGCCGTCGTGAGCACGGCGCTGCAGATCGTCGTCGCCCTGGCCGTCGCGGTGCTCCTCAACCGCCGGCTGAGGGGTCGTAACTTCTACCGGGCCGTGGTGTTCATGCCCACGATCCTGGGCGTGACGGTCACGGGACTGGTCTGGTCGCTGATCTTCAACGTGAGCGGCGGACCGGCCGCATCGCTGCTCGGCCTCTTCGGCGGCCATTCCGCGTTCTTCGGAGACCCGAAGCTGGCGCTTGCCCTGGTGATCCTCGTCCAGGTGTGGATGGTGCTCGGCGTCTCGGTCATCATCTTCCTGTCCGGCCTCCAGGCCGTTCCGGAGGAGCTCAACGAGGCGGCGGAGATCGACGGGGCGAGCGGCTGGCAGCGCTTCCGCAGCATCACCATCCCCCTGCTGGCGCCGTCCATCACCGCGAACGTCCTGCTGGGCATCGTCAACGCGCTCCAGAGCTACCAGCTCATCTACGTGCTCAGCGGTCCGAACAACCGCTCAACCCAGGTGCTCTCCCTGCTCGTGTACGTCCAGGGCTTCGGCGGCGCCTCGGGGACGACGTTGTCGCAGTCGCAGGGCTATGCGGCGGCCGTATCGATGGTCCAGTTCTTCCTGGTGGCCATCGTCTCGATCATCGCTCTGCTGATTCTCCGCCGACGGGAGGCGAGACTGTGA
- a CDS encoding low temperature requirement protein A, protein MSETTRDDLGHRLLRMSGRDPGEAHRAATPLELLFDLTFVVAFGQAGDQLAHLLSEGHVWPAIGAFSFAMFAICWAWINFSWFASAYDTDDWFYRVTTMVQMVGVVILALGLPEMFASVDAGGEFEVGVLVAGYVVMRIALVAQWLRAAAQDPARRRTALVYAAFVTAAQVGWVLLAFARPSFETVLLVAPLLYVVELGGPVLAEVRLGGTPWNAGHIAERYGLLTIIALGEVLFGTVTSVAALVEKQGWSIQAALIAVAGVGLTFGLWWTYFIIPSSQILRRHRRRAVAWGYSHILLFASIAATGAGLHVVAYEIEGVGELGVAGAVASVAVPVLVFSVVLFLLYTYLVHEGDPFHIGLFVGTVVALVASVWLAAAGAPIGVSLIVIALSPAVVVVGYETIGHRHQAAALARQLT, encoded by the coding sequence ATGTCCGAGACCACGCGAGACGACCTCGGTCACCGGCTGCTGCGTATGAGCGGCCGGGACCCGGGCGAGGCGCACCGCGCGGCGACACCGCTGGAGCTGCTGTTCGATCTGACCTTCGTGGTCGCCTTCGGGCAGGCGGGGGACCAGCTCGCACACCTGCTCTCGGAGGGACACGTGTGGCCGGCGATCGGCGCGTTCTCGTTCGCGATGTTCGCGATCTGCTGGGCCTGGATCAACTTCTCGTGGTTCGCGTCGGCCTACGACACCGACGACTGGTTCTACCGCGTGACGACGATGGTGCAGATGGTCGGCGTTGTCATCCTGGCGCTCGGACTGCCGGAGATGTTCGCGTCGGTCGACGCCGGAGGCGAGTTCGAGGTCGGTGTGCTCGTGGCGGGCTACGTCGTCATGCGCATCGCCCTGGTCGCCCAGTGGCTGCGCGCGGCGGCACAGGATCCCGCCCGGCGGCGCACCGCCCTCGTCTACGCCGCTTTCGTCACCGCGGCCCAGGTCGGCTGGGTGCTGCTGGCGTTCGCGCGGCCCAGCTTCGAGACGGTCCTGCTGGTGGCTCCGCTGCTCTATGTTGTGGAGCTGGGCGGCCCCGTCCTCGCCGAGGTGCGGCTCGGCGGGACGCCCTGGAACGCCGGCCACATCGCCGAACGCTACGGCCTTCTCACGATCATCGCGCTCGGCGAGGTGCTGTTCGGGACGGTCACGTCGGTCGCGGCGCTCGTCGAGAAGCAGGGATGGAGCATCCAGGCCGCCCTGATCGCCGTGGCCGGCGTCGGGCTGACCTTCGGGCTCTGGTGGACGTACTTCATCATCCCGTCGTCACAGATTCTCCGACGGCACCGCCGGCGCGCGGTGGCGTGGGGCTACAGCCACATCCTGCTCTTCGCCTCGATCGCAGCGACCGGGGCGGGGCTGCACGTCGTCGCGTACGAGATCGAGGGGGTCGGGGAACTCGGCGTGGCCGGTGCTGTGGCGAGCGTGGCCGTGCCAGTGCTCGTGTTCTCGGTGGTCCTGTTCCTGCTGTACACGTATCTCGTTCACGAAGGGGACCCGTTCCACATCGGGCTGTTCGTTGGGACGGTCGTCGCGCTCGTCGCGTCGGTGTGGCTGGCGGCCGCGGGGGCTCCGATCGGGGTGAGCCTCATCGTCATCGCCCTGTCGCCCGCGGTCGTCGTGGTCGGATACGAGACGATCGGGCACCGGCACCAGGCGGCGGCGCTGGCGCGTCAGCTCACCTAG
- a CDS encoding DUF202 domain-containing protein, which yields MNAPFDPGLQPERTALAWRRTGLALLVGSFVAARILPELLGAWSALLGLTGVVIAGILLAMIHRRYRGHHGQLTTDGDRAPIAEGRLIAATAAFVFGGALVSIVVVIVLAVSGALGASLPR from the coding sequence ATGAACGCCCCGTTCGACCCGGGCCTGCAACCCGAACGCACCGCTCTCGCGTGGCGGCGGACCGGGCTCGCCCTTCTCGTCGGATCGTTCGTCGCAGCGCGCATCCTGCCCGAGCTGCTCGGCGCCTGGTCGGCGCTCCTCGGGCTGACCGGCGTGGTGATCGCCGGCATCCTGCTCGCCATGATCCATCGCCGGTATCGCGGGCACCACGGACAGCTCACCACCGACGGCGATCGTGCGCCGATCGCCGAGGGTCGCCTCATCGCGGCCACCGCGGCTTTCGTCTTCGGCGGCGCCCTCGTCAGCATCGTCGTCGTGATCGTGCTCGCAGTGAGCGGTGCCCTCGGCGCCTCGCTCCCGCGATGA
- a CDS encoding LacI family DNA-binding transcriptional regulator codes for MGDERVTIVDVANKAGVAISSVSSALNGRPGVSDVTRERIIRIASELGFVPSLRAKSLSGRRAFTVGLVLHRDPDVLELDPFFGGFIGGIEDAIDPRGYALVLQISAESDKVLQRYEKLAADRRVDGVFINDLEVDDPRIALVQRLGLPAVAINPGSGFPIPAVREDPDAGIRATLRHLVDLGHRRIAYVSGRPNMTHSVERENSWRAGLRELGLEPGPVVPGEFTYLGGAAAASILLDSADPPTAVMCANDLSAIGLIAQAQHLGVDVPGQLSVAGFDDIRLGTYVRPSLTTVHTSPRTLGRESGRMLVDLIEEGVVDDVRIPDAEMIVRDSTGPARSQR; via the coding sequence GTGGGCGATGAGCGGGTGACGATCGTCGACGTCGCGAACAAGGCCGGCGTCGCGATCAGCTCCGTCTCGAGCGCGCTCAACGGGCGGCCCGGGGTCTCGGACGTCACGCGCGAGCGCATCATCCGGATCGCGTCGGAACTCGGCTTCGTCCCCTCGCTCCGGGCCAAGAGCCTGTCCGGGCGGCGCGCGTTCACGGTCGGCCTCGTCCTGCACCGGGATCCGGATGTGCTCGAGCTCGACCCGTTCTTCGGCGGGTTCATCGGCGGCATCGAGGATGCGATCGATCCCCGCGGGTACGCGCTCGTCCTCCAGATCAGCGCCGAATCCGACAAGGTGCTCCAGCGGTACGAGAAGCTCGCGGCCGACCGTCGCGTCGACGGTGTGTTCATCAACGACCTGGAGGTCGACGACCCGCGCATCGCGTTGGTCCAGCGGCTCGGGCTCCCCGCCGTCGCCATCAACCCGGGCAGCGGCTTCCCGATCCCCGCGGTGCGCGAGGATCCCGACGCCGGGATCCGGGCCACCCTCCGGCACCTGGTCGACCTCGGGCACCGGCGCATCGCCTACGTCAGCGGCCGCCCGAACATGACGCACTCGGTGGAGCGCGAGAACTCCTGGCGTGCAGGGCTGCGCGAGCTGGGGCTGGAGCCCGGACCGGTGGTCCCCGGCGAGTTCACCTACCTCGGCGGCGCGGCTGCCGCATCCATCCTGCTCGACTCGGCCGACCCGCCGACCGCGGTGATGTGCGCGAACGACCTGTCGGCCATCGGCCTCATCGCCCAGGCGCAGCACCTCGGCGTGGATGTGCCGGGCCAGCTGTCGGTGGCGGGCTTCGACGACATCCGGCTCGGCACCTACGTTCGGCCGTCCCTCACCACGGTGCACACCTCGCCGCGGACGCTGGGGAGGGAGTCGGGCAGGATGCTCGTCGATCTGATCGAGGAGGGCGTCGTCGACGACGTCCGGATCCCCGACGCCGAGATGATCGTCCGCGATTCGACGGGGCCGGCGCGCTCGCAGCGCTGA